The Ruania alba genome window below encodes:
- a CDS encoding ABC transporter substrate-binding protein: MSLNRRDLFKTSALGALTVGPGAILLSGCDTGGSPSDPDDPSGSAASEITFNNHELAESSGEFYEELMADYEAESGVHVDGNGIPFNEALNQYILQARSGSLVGVVSLGQAWIPPMAELGALQPLDDRIDRSIFQESALATVTYDGSLYAFPTTSGAIGMVCNRDLLQQAGIADLPTDIDAFTAALRALKEFDPDLIPYAAMTAAEQGKDIAAWMRTFGSDVITEDGTLTLGDAPSVETLTWYKSLYDEGLLAPNMTRFDTRPLFAQGRVAFYDDADIAPNLIRDQEADDTILEAMTPVPRPTKPGVDRPPQALQWGGGGHAVLAGDEAVVAASTDFAEWMTTQPDIVLRAFEATGRAPVLLEALEDSQFTEDEWATQWAGEIAAHARPLFESYPEGSRMGELLGQAVADVMLDAKEPQAALDEAAAEIEPLLER; this comes from the coding sequence ATGTCACTCAACCGCCGCGACCTCTTCAAGACCTCCGCCCTCGGAGCCCTCACCGTCGGGCCAGGTGCCATCCTGCTGTCCGGTTGTGACACCGGCGGCTCCCCGTCCGACCCGGACGACCCGTCCGGGTCGGCGGCGAGCGAGATCACGTTCAACAACCACGAACTGGCCGAGTCCTCTGGCGAGTTCTACGAAGAACTCATGGCCGACTACGAGGCCGAGTCAGGAGTCCACGTCGACGGGAACGGAATCCCGTTCAACGAGGCCCTGAACCAGTACATCCTGCAGGCCCGCTCCGGCAGCCTGGTCGGGGTGGTCTCCCTCGGTCAGGCATGGATACCACCAATGGCCGAGCTCGGCGCTCTCCAACCCCTGGACGACCGGATCGACCGGAGCATCTTCCAGGAGAGCGCCCTGGCCACGGTCACCTACGACGGGTCGCTGTACGCCTTCCCGACGACGTCCGGTGCCATCGGCATGGTGTGTAACCGCGACCTGCTCCAGCAGGCGGGTATCGCCGACCTCCCGACAGACATCGACGCCTTCACAGCGGCGCTGCGTGCGCTCAAGGAGTTCGACCCGGATCTGATCCCTTACGCCGCGATGACCGCCGCAGAGCAAGGCAAGGACATCGCCGCATGGATGCGGACCTTCGGCAGTGACGTGATCACCGAGGACGGCACGCTGACCCTCGGTGACGCACCCAGCGTCGAGACGCTCACCTGGTACAAGAGTCTCTACGACGAGGGACTGCTCGCGCCCAACATGACGCGATTCGACACGAGGCCGCTGTTCGCACAAGGCCGAGTGGCGTTCTACGACGATGCCGATATCGCTCCGAACCTGATCCGCGACCAGGAGGCGGACGACACCATCCTCGAGGCCATGACGCCGGTGCCCCGACCCACCAAGCCTGGTGTCGATCGTCCGCCGCAGGCGCTGCAGTGGGGCGGTGGCGGACACGCCGTCCTCGCCGGCGACGAGGCCGTCGTCGCCGCCTCGACAGACTTCGCAGAGTGGATGACCACACAACCCGACATCGTGCTCCGAGCATTCGAAGCCACGGGTCGGGCGCCAGTTCTCCTGGAGGCCTTGGAGGACTCACAGTTCACCGAGGATGAATGGGCGACCCAGTGGGCAGGGGAGATCGCAGCGCACGCACGACCGCTCTTCGAGTCATACCCCGAAGGCTCCCGGATGGGAGAGCTGCTCGGGCAGGCGGTGGCCGACGTCATGCTGGATGCGAAGGAGCCGCAAGCGGCGCTGGACGAGGCCGCAGCAGAGATCGAGCCGCTGCTGGAGCGCTGA
- a CDS encoding carbohydrate ABC transporter permease, with amino-acid sequence MTTTTHEKTTQSAIHDKGSAPRGPRRGGPPAARVAIWIGLIAAVFFALFPVYWMVLTSITPRDEVFQFPPRFFPTSVTLEHYQSFFQTPQLLVYLGNSVLVSVATAVGTVAVASLAAYSLSKFEYRGAKSVTVLIWTSQMFPNALLLITIYLMFDTMGMLDTYWALILSFMTFTLPLCTFVLKGYFDTIPDEMLEAARIDGANERTLIIRILLPVAIPGMIAAGLFAFIRGWNDFIYALTLVGPDKRTLPPGLVTEFMGEFQAEWPALMAASLITSAPIVVTFVILQRYFIEGLTVGSVKG; translated from the coding sequence ATGACCACCACCACACACGAGAAGACCACCCAGTCGGCCATCCACGACAAGGGCAGCGCACCGCGCGGCCCACGCCGCGGCGGCCCCCCTGCCGCCCGAGTAGCCATCTGGATCGGGCTGATCGCAGCCGTGTTCTTCGCCCTGTTCCCGGTGTACTGGATGGTGCTGACCTCAATCACTCCGCGCGACGAGGTGTTCCAGTTCCCGCCACGGTTCTTCCCGACCAGCGTGACGCTCGAGCACTATCAGTCCTTCTTCCAGACACCACAGCTGCTGGTCTACCTGGGCAACAGCGTCCTCGTCTCGGTGGCGACTGCCGTTGGAACGGTGGCGGTGGCGTCGCTCGCCGCATACTCCCTGTCCAAATTTGAGTACCGGGGGGCCAAGTCCGTCACCGTTCTGATCTGGACGTCGCAGATGTTCCCGAACGCCCTGCTGCTCATCACCATCTATCTGATGTTCGACACCATGGGGATGCTCGACACGTACTGGGCACTGATCTTGTCCTTCATGACATTCACGCTGCCGTTGTGCACATTCGTCCTCAAGGGCTACTTCGACACCATCCCGGACGAAATGCTCGAGGCCGCGCGCATCGACGGCGCCAACGAACGCACCCTGATCATCCGAATCCTTCTTCCAGTCGCCATCCCGGGGATGATCGCCGCCGGTCTGTTCGCATTCATCCGGGGCTGGAACGACTTCATCTACGCACTCACCCTCGTCGGACCGGACAAGCGGACCCTCCCACCCGGGCTCGTGACCGAGTTCATGGGCGAGTTCCAGGCGGAGTGGCCAGCGCTCATGGCCGCGTCCCTCATCACCTCCGCCCCCATCGTCGTCACCTTTGTGATCTTGCAGAGGTACTTCATCGAAGGACTGACCGTCGGGTCAGTCAAAGGCTGA
- a CDS encoding carbohydrate ABC transporter permease, with translation MSNTQVNVGTPERRRGLGRTGTAIILISPAMLLYAVILAYPLLASLWVGLFERSLVRQGSRFVGLENVLTVLSEDFARLAWNTIVFSVGATILPFLLAFGLALLLNQGIRGQKALRGILLFPWILPGVVVSFLWLWIVNPNYGVMNGALRMLGLIDSNINVLTSPTLSMLLIIVAKSWQSFPWVMVMLLAGLQAVPKDLLEAISVDGGGAFRRLWTVTLPALRGIILTVLLLELLWNFQHFDMIWVLTRGGPAGATSTLSVELYSAAFQSFDLGRAGAIGIIWMALLAIPVYLVARFDRSNR, from the coding sequence ATGTCTAACACTCAGGTCAACGTCGGCACGCCCGAACGCAGGCGGGGGCTCGGGCGAACGGGGACGGCCATCATCCTGATCTCCCCTGCCATGCTGCTCTACGCCGTCATCCTCGCCTACCCGCTGCTCGCCTCGCTGTGGGTTGGCTTGTTCGAACGGTCCCTCGTGCGGCAAGGCTCCCGCTTCGTGGGTCTGGAGAACGTCCTCACGGTGCTCTCCGAAGACTTCGCCCGGCTCGCCTGGAACACGATCGTATTCTCCGTCGGTGCAACGATCCTTCCGTTCCTCCTTGCCTTCGGGCTGGCGCTCCTGCTGAATCAAGGCATTCGTGGCCAGAAGGCCCTTCGCGGGATCCTGCTCTTCCCGTGGATCCTGCCCGGAGTGGTCGTCTCGTTCTTGTGGCTGTGGATCGTGAATCCGAACTACGGAGTCATGAACGGTGCGCTTCGGATGCTCGGACTGATCGACTCCAACATCAACGTCCTCACCTCACCGACGTTGTCGATGCTGCTGATCATCGTGGCCAAGTCCTGGCAGTCGTTCCCCTGGGTGATGGTCATGCTGCTGGCCGGACTACAAGCGGTCCCCAAGGACCTGCTCGAGGCCATCTCTGTCGACGGCGGCGGTGCGTTCCGGCGGCTGTGGACCGTCACACTGCCCGCACTGCGCGGAATCATCCTCACCGTGCTGCTGCTAGAGCTGCTCTGGAACTTCCAGCATTTCGACATGATCTGGGTCCTGACCCGCGGCGGACCGGCGGGCGCCACGAGCACCCTGTCCGTCGAGCTCTATAGCGCGGCGTTCCAGAGCTTCGATCTGGGCCGAGCCGGGGCTATCGGAATCATCTGGATGGCACTCCTTGCGATCCCCGTCTATCTCGTCGCCAGGTTTGACAGGAGCAACCGATGA
- a CDS encoding IclR family transcriptional regulator, protein MTASNISVTIPHIAFAFQRSEMGAETGTNQSVERAAAVLSTFLDGPSMRVSDVADQTGLGQSTTSRLLSTLESMSFVERDRVSSLYRLGPALITLGGAALNQHPVHRAARQPAQNLVAALGLAANVATRHDDALFYLCSFEGPRAPKTYALTGRHNPLHATGLGKCLLVGLSPTDRRTLMPTLIPYTAHTVVTHEELDGTIDHVLTHGYATETEELALGRACVAAPIYDQSGSVVAAISVSGPLSAINLTEHEVELARHVIEAADQISIGLGFDVSRSGRTAAVGGHYV, encoded by the coding sequence TTGACAGCATCCAACATAAGCGTAACTATTCCACATATTGCTTTTGCCTTCCAGAGGAGTGAGATGGGTGCGGAAACCGGCACCAACCAGAGCGTGGAGCGTGCGGCAGCGGTGCTGTCAACGTTCCTTGACGGCCCTTCGATGCGCGTCTCCGACGTCGCCGATCAGACCGGACTCGGTCAGTCGACGACGTCCCGCCTTCTCTCCACGCTCGAATCGATGTCCTTCGTCGAGCGTGATCGTGTGAGCTCGCTGTATCGCCTCGGACCTGCATTGATCACGCTTGGCGGAGCCGCGCTCAACCAGCATCCCGTTCACCGGGCAGCGCGTCAGCCAGCACAGAACCTGGTGGCAGCACTCGGACTGGCGGCAAACGTCGCAACTCGCCACGACGACGCCTTGTTCTACCTGTGCAGCTTCGAGGGCCCCCGGGCGCCCAAGACCTACGCCCTGACCGGGCGCCACAACCCGCTGCACGCCACCGGTTTAGGCAAGTGCCTGCTTGTCGGCCTGTCCCCCACTGACCGCCGAACCTTGATGCCGACGCTGATTCCCTACACCGCCCACACGGTGGTCACGCACGAGGAGCTCGACGGAACCATCGATCACGTCCTCACGCACGGCTACGCCACCGAAACCGAAGAGCTCGCCCTGGGGCGTGCCTGCGTGGCAGCGCCGATCTACGACCAGTCGGGAAGCGTCGTCGCCGCGATATCGGTCTCCGGACCACTTTCAGCGATCAACCTGACCGAGCATGAGGTCGAGCTCGCACGGCACGTGATCGAGGCGGCAGACCAGATCAGCATCGGACTCGGTTTCGACGTCAGCCGCAGCGGTCGCACTGCTGCCGTGGGTGGTCATTATGTCTAA
- a CDS encoding mandelate racemase/muconate lactonizing enzyme family protein — protein sequence MSMHVRQVETFVLKIDGGVGYQGVVGQERPDGYHVRPPWRSLYSSRFESLLVRVTAEDGTVGWGEALAPVAPEVPRAVVDLLLAPVLVGLDATMPRRSWCTLRDLMRERGHLVGHQADALAAVDIALWDLAGRLAGRSIPEIAGGAFRDEVPTYVSGLPGVDDAHRADLAREWIDRGANAIKLHLGHGVDSDLATFDAVRAAVPDVRLAVDAHWVYPFHDALRLADGLAERDGWFLEAPLMPEDLAAHAELGRRSRVPIAVGEAMRNRYEFQQWFDAGAIGIAQPDIGRTGMTEGLVIAELAAARHLPVAPHHSSGLGLALAAGLCMAAAAETTSVFEYQVASTEIGSRILRNPIEVRSNAFTPPHGPGLGVDVDEEAVRRLAEVAG from the coding sequence ATGAGCATGCACGTTCGTCAGGTAGAGACCTTCGTTCTGAAGATCGACGGTGGTGTGGGGTATCAGGGCGTCGTGGGTCAGGAGCGGCCCGATGGCTACCACGTGCGGCCGCCGTGGCGCAGCCTGTACTCGTCCAGGTTCGAGTCACTGCTCGTACGGGTGACCGCAGAGGACGGCACAGTCGGATGGGGTGAGGCGCTCGCCCCCGTCGCGCCAGAGGTGCCTCGAGCAGTAGTCGATCTGCTGCTCGCCCCCGTTCTCGTCGGCTTGGACGCGACGATGCCCCGTCGGTCCTGGTGCACCCTGCGGGATCTGATGCGCGAGCGTGGCCATCTTGTGGGGCATCAGGCCGATGCGCTCGCGGCAGTGGACATCGCGCTGTGGGACCTTGCCGGCCGGCTCGCGGGACGCAGCATCCCGGAGATCGCCGGCGGAGCGTTCCGGGACGAGGTCCCGACCTATGTGTCGGGTCTGCCCGGCGTCGATGATGCTCACCGTGCCGACCTGGCGCGCGAGTGGATCGATCGTGGCGCGAACGCGATCAAGCTCCATCTCGGTCACGGAGTGGATTCCGACCTTGCGACGTTCGACGCCGTCCGCGCCGCTGTCCCCGACGTTCGGCTCGCCGTCGATGCCCATTGGGTATACCCGTTCCACGACGCGCTCCGCCTGGCGGACGGTCTCGCCGAGCGCGACGGATGGTTCCTGGAGGCGCCGCTGATGCCCGAGGATCTCGCGGCGCATGCAGAACTGGGGCGTCGGAGCCGAGTGCCGATCGCCGTCGGTGAGGCGATGCGCAACCGGTATGAGTTCCAACAGTGGTTTGACGCAGGTGCGATAGGAATAGCTCAGCCCGACATCGGCCGCACCGGGATGACGGAGGGACTGGTGATCGCTGAGCTGGCGGCCGCACGCCACCTGCCTGTTGCGCCTCATCACTCCTCCGGGCTCGGTCTCGCGCTCGCGGCGGGTCTGTGCATGGCCGCCGCAGCCGAGACGACGTCGGTCTTCGAGTACCAGGTCGCCTCCACCGAGATCGGATCGCGGATCCTGCGGAACCCGATCGAGGTCAGATCGAATGCGTTCACACCTCCACATGGACCAGGTCTCGGAGTCGACGTGGACGAGGAAGCGGTCCGTCGACTGGCGGAGGTGGCGGGATGA
- a CDS encoding dihydrodipicolinate synthase family protein has translation MIAGLVPILATPFHPDGSLDLPGLRRLTEFQLRSGVDGVAVFGMASEGFALRAAERQEILSAVLDVVAGEVPVVAGIAETSFEVAEEQAQEFEGVQALMVLPPFLVRPTAQQLVEFYGRLGAVATAPIMVQDSAVTGVTMPPSLIEELSGLDGVTSVKVEVPPTAAKVGAVRTAIDDLDFAVLGGQNAQFCLDEYAAGAVGTMPACEFSDVLAPILAQWVAGDRVGARQGLARLLPLIVHGLQPGLAWAVHKEVLVRRGLIDDATVRAPSRELDAVTRRNLDGVLQVLDLPPVEP, from the coding sequence ATGATCGCCGGTCTCGTCCCGATCCTCGCCACCCCGTTCCACCCGGACGGCTCGCTCGACCTGCCCGGTCTACGGCGGCTGACGGAGTTTCAACTGCGCAGCGGCGTCGATGGTGTGGCCGTGTTCGGGATGGCGAGCGAGGGATTCGCGCTCCGCGCGGCCGAGCGGCAGGAGATCCTCAGTGCCGTCCTTGACGTCGTCGCCGGTGAGGTGCCGGTCGTCGCGGGCATCGCAGAGACGTCCTTCGAGGTTGCCGAGGAGCAGGCGCAGGAGTTCGAGGGAGTACAAGCCCTCATGGTGCTGCCACCATTCCTGGTGCGACCCACCGCCCAGCAGCTCGTGGAGTTCTACGGGCGGCTCGGTGCGGTGGCCACTGCGCCGATCATGGTGCAGGACTCGGCTGTGACCGGCGTGACCATGCCGCCTTCGCTCATCGAGGAGTTGAGCGGGCTAGACGGCGTGACCTCGGTCAAGGTGGAGGTGCCGCCCACCGCAGCGAAGGTCGGAGCGGTTCGAACTGCGATCGACGACCTGGACTTCGCCGTCCTGGGGGGCCAGAATGCCCAGTTCTGCCTCGACGAATACGCTGCAGGCGCCGTCGGCACCATGCCCGCGTGTGAGTTCTCCGATGTGCTGGCTCCGATCTTGGCGCAGTGGGTCGCGGGGGACCGGGTCGGTGCCCGTCAGGGTCTGGCACGATTGCTCCCGTTGATCGTCCACGGCCTGCAGCCCGGCTTGGCATGGGCGGTTCACAAGGAGGTGCTGGTGCGACGCGGCCTGATCGACGATGCGACGGTCCGCGCGCCCTCGCGTGAGCTGGACGCCGTGACTCGGCGAAACCTCGACGGCGTGCTACAGGTCCTCGATCTGCCACCGGTGGAGCCGTGA